From the Onychostoma macrolepis isolate SWU-2019 chromosome 13, ASM1243209v1, whole genome shotgun sequence genome, the window gattcgcctatttttcagtggtcttttgcattcacaagatttacataagaaggaggaaacaatggtgtttgaggtgTTGtacatttccatgtacagaactgttattattcaactatgccaaggttaaaacagttttccattctatggcacctttaatatGCTTTGCTTTGTACAAGGCTTCTGTTGCCCGGAACAACAACTGTTAGGCTAATGAAGGGTTAGACTTGCACTGTGCGTGAGTCcttagaaatatgaaatgatggCATGACTCTGACCATGTGGCACCCACAGGGCGAATTCTGAAATTGCTCAGGTGAGAGCCAAAGCCAAGCAGGAGCAGGCAGCGTATCAGGCCAGTCTGAGGAAAGAACAGATGAAGGTGGACTCACTGGAGCGCACACTGGAACAAAAGGTTTGCTCATATTCGCAAATCCACATGCTCagtcattttgttgttgttaaaacaCTTAATTTTTATGTACagcaaacaattattttatttaataaaaaatatgttgttaTTTATGGCTGTATATACTACCGGTGAAAGTTACggaataattacaattttgtaaatgttgttttgtaaaagtctcttatgcttaacaaggctccatttatttgatcatttatttatttgaagtaaccTACATTAAAAAACAGTACAAACTTTATAATGATTTtctgaattaaatatatttaattataatatacacacagtacatatatatacagtatacacacacatacacacacacacacatatatatatgtatatatatattagtggtggaacgatacatgtattcgtaccgaaccatctcggttcggtgcatgaggccttacaacgaatacaggcaattcgcccccaatccagaagggagcgcccgcagtaatgcaacgctgtttgataaccgccagcagaagaacagcaaaTGCTATGAGTTGCACACTTGAAAACAAAACCCCCAGACAGTGACCatggctgcatccgaaaacttaGGCAGCTGACTTGCTGCCTCGCTGCCTTATGTggcaatgactttgcaggcagcaTTTTTGCACGAAGGCACCTCATGAAACCACCTCACGATTTTGGAGAGGCTTCTGAGGCAGCGTAACGGTTTTATGATctaaaaccaaacagttttgaaaaaaaaagaattttgcTGATAACCAAGTTAAACGAATATTTGATTACTATAATACTAATTTCTCGCTAGAAATAATATCAAAAGTACAAAAAGttaatcagaaatatacatttacacacaaactaaccACCAAATGCAACTTTCAGaagccatctttattttttagctgAACCGTCACAGAATGGAAcacacaggattgtgggatatcaaaggcagcgaaggatacatctatgctgccttcaaaaatcgaTCAGATGAAGGTATCTcatgagacaggaagtgaagccAACTTTGAATCCGGACGTGCCTTGATGCATTCCTACCTTGGAATGTGTCCTATGAAGGCAGCATTGTtcagttttcggatgcagcccatgtgctgattctgaacgcgtttctcacatagactgacaaaggagtatactttaaaggcttgcgcactcaactgtttgcaaAATGGgactttgtgctcgtgtatcctacctctctcatttggcacaaatccaaatatccAACTATCAAATATGTGCGCGCTCCGGCACGATCACTTctactgtttccttataccagcagaatcaattttaatcttattaataatgcatcactgtacaaaggtctgcttttatttgtgtacactcacaatgaaaacaaaacagatttatatatatatatatatatataaaacataatgtAATCATTATCTAGgtggaaattttttttatttgcactactgtctgttcaaaataaatggaaaaaaaaacagagcatagtagattttattttattttttcctgttgtACCGAGATCGtacgaaccgtgacccccgaaccgtgacatctgtgtaccgttcCACCCCTaacaattctgtcagaaaatgcaacacttctctcagaaaattgttccagTTGCAAATGTGTTGGTATtcacgtgcttattgtttttgttttcactgcaacaacacaaaaaaacagaagaaaagtcaaacttgataaaatttcacacacgactcaaaaatggactggacaaaattattggcaccttgtcaaatttgtaagaaataatagcttttcaagcatgtgatgctcctgtaatttgtatttagacacacctgtggcaagtaacaggtgtgggcaatacagtaatcacacttgcaaccagttaaaatggagaaaagttgactcaacctttgtgttgtgtgtcacactgagcatggagaaaagtaagaagtgtaaagagttgtctgtggatttgagagaaaaattgtggaaaaacatggacagtctcaaggctacaagtccatctccagagatcttaatgttcctgtgtccactgtgcgcaatatcatcaagaggtttacagcccatttacagtctccaccagaggtcgtgggtcttccagcaggacaatgacccgaaacacacttcaaaaagcactcagaaatggttacaaacaaagcgctggagagttctgaaatgaccagcaatgagtccagatctgaatcccatagaacacctgtggagagatctcaaaacagcagttgggtgaaggcatccttcaaatctgaatgacctggagcagtttgcaaaagaagagtggtccaaaattccagtagagaggtgtaggaaactcattcatggttacaggaagcgattgatttcagttattttttccaaagggggtgataccaaatattaagttaagggtgccaatgattttgtccagtgcatttttgggttctgtgtggaattgtatcagattggacttttcttctgtttttttttgtgttgttccaatgcaaaccaaaaaataaacttgtgagtaccaaaacatttgcaactgcaacaattttctgagagaagggttgccgatatttttggccatgactgtatgcatgtatataagaaatacttttactcagcactgactttactgttactttagaTAAATTTAGTGCATCAACGCAgactgttaaaaaaacaaaaacaaaaaacactttctttaaacatcctgaaaaaagtattatggtttccacaaaaatattaaacagtatAACACAgataacagtaaaaatatttcataataaaattatgaacactgaagactggagtaatggctgctgaaaatttagctttgccatctcaggaataaattacattttaaaatatattagtaaagaaagcagatttacattttttttttttaatatttcccaattttactgtgtttttgatcaatgTATTGTAAGAGAcatctttccaaaaaaataaaagaaataaataaacaacattcggaggttaacatgatttttttgtattctgtttaTAGAACAAAGAGATCGAGGAACTGACCAAAATTTGTGATGAACTGATTGCCAAGATGGGAAAGAGCTAGCCGTCTATTCGACAGAGTTCTGTCCGTACCACAAAGGGACAAAAGAACAATAACTGGACAAGCGTGTAAAGATGGAGGAGCAAGGTTAACTTGTTTGGTATTGTTTTTTCCTCTTTCTAATGGACAGAACAATGAACTAACCAAACAAAAGGATCTTACACTACTGACGTCTTCACATAAACTGGAGTCCCTAGGACTGGGAGAACACACTAGTATCTGgctgtaattattttttcttcattgtgtTAATGTACACCACCTTACCTATGTTGAGGGTCTTGTGAAAGTACTCCCCATCAGTAGAGACGTTTTTGAGAGTCTGTatagctcacacacacacacacacacacacacacacacacacacacacacacacacactcagagagtATGTGGTTATAGTGAGTTTGAGGTTATGAGTGCTGTTGCCATGACAACCACTGATGGAGCCGACTGTTAATCTGATTCCTGTGGTTCCCTCTTCTTAACTTGAAAACAGAAATGACCAGAGAgaatatgtatattataaaacAGATGAATTAATCATTCAGTTGAGACAAAGTGGTATTCATGATCctaaaaaaatgcatgttgtAGGCCTTGACGGttttgtaaatatgaaaatgacttGAAAATAGTAAAGGAACATAACTGCAGATTTTGATACTGTTAGTTTATCTGCTTCTTGTGTATCTTTGTAGATACTTAGTGTTCATTTGTTTCATTGTCTTCTAGCAACACTgatgtgtgatttttatttttggatttattttgatatataaatgAACCCACGTGTCACTGTCAGTGGTTCTGAGCTAATTTAATCTGAATGGTTTTGTCTCAGTCCTGCTATAGCTGATGTTTCAGACAAATGAAGCTCTGTCAGCTATACAGGACATGCttataaagtgcaataaaagaTGGCAATACAGCTTCTGTTTATCTGACCCATATCACAGACACAGTCAATATGCAAAATGTAAAGGCTTGATGTTTGATGTAATAACAACAATCACATTTACTTactcatttagcagatgcttttagcCTCCCACTAGGGCATTTTAAGAAAGCAATAATGTTgttaatgaacaaacaatgaatctTGCTGACATGATCCTACGTATGTGCATAAAAAGATGCTTTAGTTAGCTGACAGATGGGTCTTAAAATCACGCCAGACAGACTATATTAGTGCCAATTTACATGCTGGCACAGAACCAAACTGTCTGAGtgagtaaagaaaaaaaattagtcGAAGtagaatttaagaaaaataggATGAAAAAAGAATCAGAAATGTtagaatgaaagaaaaataaatagaaatagaaagtAAGGGATGATTGATAGGTAATGTCGCAAACCTATTAACATGATtgtatacattataaatatatgtatatacattataaatatactatacaattcattataaatcaaattatatattttattatatcattttattaaatactgtatatataaataaaaaataggaagTAGTTAGTTTTGGAAGTTCatctatttaattaatttgatatGATTTAAAGGTTTGATTTCTGGTTACCCTTACcaaatgcacatattcaaataaggaaacaaaataaacaaataaatggtaAAAGTAGAATTTAAGAAAAGAATAGTGGAAGGaggaaaaattaaaacaacagaaatgtttttggaaCAGAAAGAAACTGCTTAATTTTATAGGTGGTGTCGCAAACATAtactaaaaatattattcatataattttactgaatactataatatacagtatataaaataaaatcagttttactataatgtataaaaatagaattgcattatatataataaaacagcttccattttattaatttatcactgaaaatgcaaacaaatgaGATTACATTTAggaatataataaataaaaaagtagtaGTTAATgtctatttattaatttggaGTAAAGGTTTGGTTTTGGTTCCCCTTATTCAAATAGCCTTtgcatcaactgtttgattggTTGTGTCCACTGTTCTGCTGTGTCACAAAGAGAAATGATGCGAGTTTGTTCACTGATAAACTAATACGGTATATGGAGGCATTAGCTGAATGAAATCTGTAGGGAGCATCAGACCCCTGGCCAGCATGCAGCACTGTATGGGTGGAGCACAGTAACCGATCCCTTATCTCTGATTAGTGGAGATGGTGAGGATCCATTCAGATCTTAAGACCGAAGCACAGGCCTCAGTGGACAGGCTGGTAATCTGTGCGTCCTCCCTGCCGTTGGGTATTAGCTCTCCGAAAGCAGGGCTTAAGCTCAGGGGTTTTAAGAGCAAACAACCTGCTTTTCACTGTGCTAACCTGACAGCCATAGACTACCGGCAACATGAGAGCGCTCCATTTCTTCATGCTGCTGGGCCTGGGCCTCATCCTCCTCGCTGCTCACAGTGAGTACTTCtctcttgttgtttttttctactttttaaGAGTTTTCACTTCTGTCTCCTCTCAGTTACTGCATGTGCACCGCACTCACTCACAAGTCTTCATTTGCATTTCACTCAAGACTTCCCAGTCTGGTATTTTGGCTTTTTTCCTTGTCATTTTCATCTTTTGGtctcactttatattaggtggccttaactactatgtacttgcatttaaattaatcatttggtacgatgcacttattgtgtacatacatgtttttacattgtacttatattttaaaaaatacctatatttaattacatctgtaataaatttttgtacttacatttataatcacactgttgacccatctctcacaccttaacccacccttaaacctacccataccaccaaacctgtccctaaccttacccgtatcccacctcaatagcagcaaaagtgttttgcaatacagtatgaacacaaaaagtacattgtacttattcttTGGTGTacgtacatagtagttaaggccacctaatataaagtgtgacccatcttttttatttcattttgtttctccGGTTTCCTCCTTTTGAGGTGTCCTCCTTATGACTGAGAATATCTTGTTGGTCTTGAGGAAGGTGTTAAAGGACTAACGGAAAATAATTGGTGCTATTCAATCCCTTAAACAGATTGAGGGCTAAAAGAGTTTGCAGGACTGGAATCTTAATTTTATTAGATTGCTGGACCAAAAAAGAGAATCTCTACCTGAAGTACATTCAGAAACAGCAGTGCATTAAATAGTAATGGTGTAAAACACAATTCAACAGTGAAACATTACTgtgaaagcatctgctgtgaaATTTGAGAACCAAGTGCTAATTAGGTTTAGAAAAAGCAggtttctattattttttttattacacattGAAGCTAATACTAAATGCAAATGGGGGTAATTTAAGTACAGCTAAGGAGCTAAGATCAGGtacaattttattagttttttttttgtttgggctaaattatttatttattacagtccAAAACTGTTCAAATATATTTGAGAAACGACAGCTAAAATATTTCCAATAAACATCAAGTATGACAACTGTCTGGACAAATGGCAGCTGAGGTCAGGCGTAGAGAAACTGGAGACTGCTTGTTCTTTCTTGTTACGTATGTTGTGTGCAGATGATgcataactttatttttaacctCGGTCAGAAGGTTTTTGGTGTGGGGAATAAAGAAGATGACCGCATTAATTCCAAACCAGTGATTTGTttcaaatattcatatatatttgtgtgtgtgtagttaccTTTAGTGACTTATGTGACATCATGGATGAGTATACAATTCAACAGTGTTCAATACATTTCTAATATAAATGTTACTCTTAAACattctgaaatattacatttttacagtcttcagtgtcacatgataatctagaaatcattctaatgatttgctgttaaaaaaaaaaaagatagttaTTAGTGTTAGAACTCTGAGACCAACTCAATAGACAGTAAgtaacagtttattgtccattTTAGGAGTTAAAGCATGACGATTTAGATAAATGCTTTGAAAAAGAATGTGACCTTCATGCTGGTGCTATACTTTAAAAGTTTACCTTGTTTCAAACAGCCTGAATAGCCTGCCTGTAAAATCATTTTGAGTCTATCCTGTGAACTGAGGGTTTAGCTATCAAAGAGAGTGACTCAGAAGCAGCAGAAGGATGTCTTTAGGGTGAACTAACAGTGCTAAGACACACATAGCAGATACTTTTAAAAGGAATGTCTGTTTCTGAAGGTGTTACAGTCATCGGGTTTATGTGTCTGATCTTGTTGGATTGAACTTCAAAgcatgtttgttaaaaaaaaaaaaaatgcatttttcggGAGATGATAGCAAAGAGGCACATGAAAAAGGCTTAACCATAACATGTACTGCTGGGCATTTACAAGACAGTTAAAACACTGACATGTTTCTCTGCTGTGACTTCTGTTGACTTCCCTGGGGTCTGTTAAGGGATAAAACATCAGTGTTCTGTTTAGACTTCACAGACCAGTGAAGTTAAGATCAAAATCTGTAGATTATCTTTTAGCATCttctaagatttttttttttttttttaatgatctcTTGTTGATAgcatatttgttgttgtttaaagcTGCTTCATCATGGAAATAGAAACAGTGTGCAGTGACTTTTCCTGTCTCCACACTAGAAATTAAATGGCATAAAATACATCAAGCTTTGTTTAGTCAGATGCATTGGATGTTTGCAATTATTGTCACTGGTGAGACAAAGTAAAATTTTCCTTGATTGTTGGAGCTGTTGCATTGAGCCATGCTTCTCATCTGGACGCTGAATATTTCCTTCCttccatttaatcatttatgcATCCTCTTTAATATCTGTgacaaaaaggtaaaaaaaaaaagaggcaaaataagttaaaaaaagaagatgAAAATAGAATAAATTGTGTGGaggtatatttttttaattattgtttttcttctgtttttcaaaaattgcataaaatattatcatttattttcagagaatgtatctgttttttatgcattttatttttattattactttaccCTTACTGacaaattgttgtttttaaatttattgttAATTGTACAAGAACACGCATACTTTAAATGTCTtggttggaaaaaaaaaaaggaaagaaatagtaaaataataaacaaataaatgtataataatcatcatcatcatcatcatattgatactactactaataaatacattttattctcAAGTAACTTCattattaagttttattttttactgggaaacaagacaaaatcaCGAAAAGCAATAAATATTGATTGATCAGTTCTTACACTTTAAGCCTTTTTTTGAGGAATTTTAATGTTGATTTACTTTAGCCTCTAATTTGTCTCTATTTAGGTGAGGCACTGAAGTGTTACACCTGCATGGGCTCCACAGATGAAGACTGTAATCGTCAGGGCTCCAAAACATGTCCGAGCTACTCagatgcatgtgctgttgtccGTGGACATGGCAGTAAGTTTAATGGGtacatagttaatagttaatctTTCTGCATGGATGGATGAGAGGAAACTGAGagagaacatttttttatttccttgGATGTGGGTGATAGATCACAGAGGGATAAATCTTTAGAAAAATCATTAAcgactctgtgtgtgtgggtgggtgtgttTTAAGGGGAGGCACTGGATCAGGTTGGTGTTTAAGGAAGACAGACTGCTCTGTCTGGCTCCAGCTTAGAAATAGCAGGAGGTCTACAGCTTCCTTATGAGGATCAAGGCACATTAATATGTAATCACGCTCTCATACTGTTCTTGTCTTAGGTGGCGTAATGAAGTCGTGCTCGTACAAATCCTTCTGCAGCCAGGCTAACAGCCAGGGCTACAGAGCTCCAGGGGTCAAAGTTCACTGCTGCTACTCCGATGACTGCAATGTGGCAGGACACGCCACCAGAATCAGCACAGGCTTCAGCTTCCTCCTGGGCCTTCTGTTATTCGTCTGGCATCTGCTGTCAAACTAATGCTACCCTAGACAAATTGACCTGGCTATTAAAGACCATTACCATTGTGGGACTTGATGGAACTCTGTATACTCTGTGATTGTTAACATACTGTTAAAATCCCACACTGCAAATGTCAGCAAATGTACTGCCATGGGATTGTGCACGCAATGCATATTAGGTTaataaagcacacacacacatacagagttTCACATACACAGATTTTGTCAAATTTCTACTCTGCATAaagcaaatgtatttattattgctCAGACTTTCTAGGAATTCAAAAAAGCCAAAAGCCTTTTATTCTGTAGGCCAAATGAATCTAAACGAACTCTTATTATAGGAATggttcacttaaaaatgaaacccctgtcgtcatttactcaccctcatgtcattccaaagcACAGAAAAAGTTATAAAGCTTTTTTTGAACATAGTTCCTTGGTCAACATCAGTTTTCATTGTACTGTAAGCAAAATAACAGAACATTTTAACTCCAATTGTGTACCTAGAGTTAAGTAAATGaggacagaatttttattttttggtgagtTATATTTAAAAGCCATTTTGTTCTAATGAACAAAGAGTTTGGTATAATGAAGAAAGAGATGTTTAAAGATGAGCTTCAAATATGTTGTAAATGAATGTGTAGTTTAATTTTCATGTCTCTCTATACATGGAAATGTACATGAAGATGACACTCTCTGGCTTGTTTGGCTTTTGTGCTTGATTGTAAATAAACACTGCTTTTTCCTTATGGTTCAATGggtgttttcattcattcagtcaatcattcatttatctatttatttaggATGTAGTCAGGAAACAGTGAGCGTGACAAATGGGTAATCAGTGTATTTGTTGctcatacacatatataattaCTGAGAAAAGTATTATGTTACCTGGCACCAATTGAACATCTTTAGATCAGTCTGCAGATCTTATTTTGGAGAACATGTAGGCTAATTTAAGCATTACCAAGAAGGTGAAATGTGtcttttattttcagattttttttctattcaaaaTGAAGTGTTTCCTTAAAGaattgatggatggataaagTGTTTCCACCGACGTCCACAAGTGCTTTACCTCTACTCAACACAAGGTGCCGCTGTAAATTAACAAATCAACAGTAATCAAGCCGTTAATCGATAGGGACGCTGTTGGAACTCAGCAAGTTGCAGCTCATCCTGAACACCCGACCTGGCCAAGTCTTGCGGACGGATACTTGCATTGTACCTCTAAAGTTTTTGAGCATAACCTCCTAAAATCTTCTTGATGTTTACCAATTATAGGCTATTAATCGTCACAGGTGTGGCGGCGTGAAGAGTCCACATGGCACGTGTtgtgcttatttatttaaagaattcgAGAGTTTATGTcgtgtttttatgtatttatgattAACGCTAATCCCTGCTTATTTTTTCTTGATCCATCAATTAACAGTGGccaaaaattcattttaagcAAGAAAAATCCTTTTATAAAACTTGCTTCTCAAATATTTATCCCAGAGTAGCCATAATCTCCTTAACTATTATTGTAGCTCAATTTCTTCGTATTTAGCAGTAAATATGGGCTGTCCTTCAAAATGTGTAAGAAAGCTTTCAGaatcattttgtaattttaattaattagttaatttgatttatttaggctgatgtatttttaattacagtggTATAGTAGGCTATCTATCACTTAGTTACACCTTTTATTGTCTGTTCACTAGCTTTGGCTATTTTTCTTTTGGAGGTTTTATTTCAGAGCCTTAAAATCTTGTTGGGCATTAAGTCAAAACAGGACACAAGGTTATTTAAGCTGTAATTTAAACCTTGCCCTTTCTGTCTGTTGTGATTTCCGTTGTGACAgtgcttttcttttatttctctcACTTTTGCATTGAATAAACCTTCTCTCTTCTCTCATTCCCTCGGCTGAGTCTTTCTTTTGACAGACAGGTGTGATAGTGTGAACAAGCTGCCCCAGAGGGGGATAAAGAATGACCCCAAACTGTGATGCTCCAGGGCCGTTCCACTGGGTGCTTTGCTTTGCTTGTGTCAGTCCTCATCAGTCCTCATCAGCTTTAGTTGGAGATTTCATTCTCACTTTCAACAAGACCTGATAAGTGCTGCGGGTAAATCTGCACATCACTAGGCTAGAGAGGTTTGAGTAAAATCAAGTGTGCATCTTCCAGTTATTCAGCAATCTAATTTTTATGGGTTTTCCTCAATGAAAAGTTCGTCAGATGTTCTGATGTCTATTGACTAACATTTTCCAAGCTTGCATTGAAATTTTATCATAGTACAGCAGAGAGGTACCTTTGAGCTTATAGGGAAAACGATATCCAAAAAAATGtcttatcatttttattaaaatatgctaCTGCTTGCCATCTGTGGCATGCGTAAAGGTCATTGCTATGGTGACCATCTAGGAAGAAATTGCTCATTTGATCATCCCTAGGTAGCTGCTCAAGTCTAATCCGTTTCCACCTAGGGACACTATTACTGTAAATCCCATTTTCACTATGGAAAGCCTTAAGCCACGTGTCATTTATTGGGATGCTGGAAACCAGATGATGGTCGTTTTGATCTCCTAGAAAGTCTTGCCAGTACACGTTGCACGTTATATTTTGGTCCACACATGAACTATATCATGTTAGGTTCTCATAATTGCTTTTTGCAGACTACTAGAATTTTAAAAAGATGACGAATAACCTCATTCCTCCATCTCATGTGGGTTTGGGCAtcattttgttttcctccattGGGGAATACAAGCTTTTGGCCCAAGGTGTAACTAACATGTATGTGGCTTAATGACATAACATTAGTTTTTGTCTATTCATGTACTTAAGAATATGCAATTCACACGTACAAtgatttacacacacatattctgtAATAAACCTGTTTTGCATTTCTGAATAAATGTCAGGACTTTTGATGTTTAAAATGTCTCATAATTTGGCTTTTCTATGATGTTGATTTCTATGATTCATGATGTttgtaaaaagtactttttattttgaaaaaacttttaataataattaattgtacACATTTAAGgtctatttctttttatttatatttacaatacaTGACATTTTTggagaaattatatttatacttaCTTGTAAATGGTATAAAAGCTTTTTAAAACCATAAGAAGCCAATGTGAATACAACTAGTAAATTTTTGccacatgtttttaaaagatttttccttttctgtATTGTTTACACTTTTGTACAGTACGTCATTGACCCATATGCAGGGCTACTCTGTGTTTTGAAGAAAGAGCCCATCGAGCTAATTTGTTGAAAGCCATGTGtgaaatccaaaaaaaaaagagaatttgGGACATTATCTGATAGCTTTTCCTCTTCCCTCCATGTATTGACCATATAGGTAATGAACAACAGCATGGGTCAAGTGTGTCATATTCATATCCCACAAACTGAGTGGGGTCACTTACTTT encodes:
- the ly6pge gene encoding lymphocyte antigen 6 family member pge; the encoded protein is MRALHFFMLLGLGLILLAAHSEALKCYTCMGSTDEDCNRQGSKTCPSYSDACAVVRGHGSGVMKSCSYKSFCSQANSQGYRAPGVKVHCCYSDDCNVAGHATRISTGFSFLLGLLLFVWHLLSN